The Rhizoctonia solani chromosome 1, complete sequence sequence TTGCCGAAGGAAATGGCCAATGAGTGCACCCCTCTACATCAATGGTATCAAGCATAGCTTTCACGAAAACTGAGAGCTCTCTTTTGTCAACCAGCTAATACATTTGCCATTAGTATCCAACCCATTACAATCCAGTCGAGCTTACTTTTTTGGAGACGACATCTGGAACAGATATCACGTCAACTTGACAGAAATCTCGGTCCTCTGCTAGAGTTTGCACATCCAGAGTGTCGGGTAGATGGATCTCAATACACAAGCCCCATCTTGAAAGCGCATTTAGAGTATCTGGTCGCGTTAGTATGTTTGCTTCTTTGCGCGTAAGGAGTATCTTCACTGGAGGCTTGAGCTGCATTATATCCACCTTGTCCCGGATAAAACCAATACAAAGCGCTTTAAGATATCGCTCTACCCTTACTCGTTCATCCGCAGCATGTTGGTCCACCAGTACAAGTATCCGCTCCGATGTTGACGTAACCCGAAATATGCAAGCTACGAACTTTGCGTCAACCTGTGCAATCACCTCAGAGTTCTGCAGATCCGTCCGAGAGAAACCCCGGGAGATCAATTGAGAAAACTGAGCAGGATTAAGACTGTCATTACGTTCGAGTGGGCCCCATGTATGCGTGTGAGGCTTTAGCCCATGGTAATCAGACCTACTGCCGTGATTGGTTGCTCCCGTGGCGAATATACTTGCTTCTGGACAAGCGAAGGTGTCATTGCGCTAAGAAAGGCGTGAGATGCCATAGCTACAAATTCTATGCTCCCTACTTTTAGAGCATTAGCAAGCCACACTGGAAAGGCCGTGGGTGAGCCACGAACACCGGGATCATTTGAAGTGCTTTTTTTCAGCAAGCGACGATCCAAGCGTGAACCGGGAAAATAGCCGGAAAGGCCACTATTGTCTGTTGGACGGTTTACCAGAGTGTGATCAAACGTCCGGTACTTGGGAAGCGAGTTACCCGTTTGAGAGTTTATTAAGAACGACTCTCCGGTCGATGGGTCGTCCCATTCAAAGTATCCGGAATCGCTGTGTTGCGTAGGGAAATCTTGGGCCCCAATCTGGTGGGTCGAACGTGGCTCTAGGTGTTCAATGTCCGAGCAAGTAAGTCTTCGATCGCTTTCAGATAGTATGAAAGTGGCTGGCGCTTCACTCGGACCAGGCTCCAGGTTCTCATACCGAACACGCTTGCGCAATGGTCGAAGTTCTTTTGTATGTGTGGCTTCGGTCTCTTCGTCCTCGGACACAGTTGTACCAAAGCCATTTCGGGATAAGAAGCGATGGATAACCTCGAGTATAAAGGACAGGACCCGACTTGTATCCTAAAATATGTATGAATAACCAGGCGATAGTTGAAGATGTTTTTACTTGCCTGAAATCGAACCATGGATTTGGCTGGTTCAATAAAATTGTCGACCTGTGTTGTAGAAACACTAAGATTAAGAACGTAAACAGGCCTTCGATCGACTTTCTTGGATGGGTATTGGGAGGTTGAATGCAAACTACGTTCAGTACCATCTTGAGCCTACACCATATTAATCTACGTTTCATTGAAATAGACACTCAGGCCCGTACCAACCGGCCAAACCCGCTAGTAGCAAATTTCTGTTCAATTGCCCTTTGAATATCGCCCAGCACCATTGGGTGTCTATTGACGTCTGTATAGGGTTAACGAATAGAGTAAAttatatgcatatgcattTCTTACAAAAGTTTTGGTATCCCTATCCACCATCGCTTTTTCAACACTCATATAAGCGCGCATGTAGTCTGACATACTCGTGAGTGAGAGCCGCTTAGGCTAATAAACCCCTCGATTGTAAGGTCCTCCGATCGCACATTAAGTTCCTCAACATTCTGGAGCATGCGTTAGGGTGCGGTAATACGCTTAAATAAACAACATTTAACCTCAGCCATTGATTTCCCATACAAAGCTCGAAAAGCCGTTAATGATGAGCTAGTCTAGAATCATATGCGAAACTATGCCCAATAATCTCAGTTTAATCGCGTATACGTACCTTCGGGATCGAGATTACTCTAACTTTCTGAGATTCACTTGTATGATCCAAAGTAAAGGACACTTGCGGGAATACCAATGCCAAACTTTCCAGTTCCTTTCTTGTTAGTTCTAAGGTCCGTGTAACATTTGGGTGTGATATGCGTCGAACAGGAACCTGGCACAATTTAGACACTTAAAATCAATAGCGGAGTACTCACATTAAAGAACACGTCTCGGCAAACAACGGTAGTCCCCGTCTTTTCCCTTCTCCAACGCACTGAGGGGCCAAAATACAGTTGCTCACCCGCCTGAGCTTGGGTTGAGTAATTGAACTATCATAAGCATTAGGCGACAGACCTTCAGAATAACAGACCAGCTTTCTCGCGCGCCAGGCGTACGGGAGGATATTTCCAAGCATGATAATTCCATGGCCGAAGCGAGCGCTACGTAACTTCACAAATGCGTTTTACGTACCGTTGGACAGCAGCACTTACCTTCGCCACGAAATCCGAATGTCCCTGCTTCGGTGTGGGACGCCTCATACGTTTTGGAAGAGACTATTCAAAGTTACCGAGGTGAATGACCAGAGACCGTGACGTGAGCTTAACCCAACTTACTATACCGGCCTTTCTCATGTCCACCCGCTAGCAACTTCATTCCTTCAGTTGACATGCCTTGGCCATCATCTCGAACCCAGCATTCCCATTGAGTGGGATCAATTCCGACTTGGATGTGAGAGGCACCCGCATCCAGTGAATTTTGAACCAGTTCAGATATTAATTGAGGCAGTGAAGTCAGCAGTTGCGTCGATCGGAGCCTCGCCTTGGTTTGTGGTTCAAGTTCAGCAATCGGCTTATAGTTGAATTGGCTCATTTGGTGGGGGCCGAGAATGTCCGTGATCTGGCTTATTGTATATAGGGCTTTAGAAACTGCTTTAGACGACCCAGGCGTATTGATCCCGAGTTCAGGGACTATTTGTTTTACCCCAAATAGGATTAGCACTCGGCGCTTAACGGTCCCAAATTTCTGAGCTTGCTTCTACAATCATGGATGTTAGTGCAATTGTAGAGGCCGAGGCATCCAAAAAGTAGGTATCATTTCTGATTGGATTGGATGAAGGTTAATTTTCTATAGAAAAGCGGTTACAGTCGAAAAGGATATCCCCATACAGATTGACATTGGGCTACTCagcgcacttgacacaaatcCGATTGACACAGAGGCATACAAGTGAGTCGATGTCATTAAAATTGAGGCATAGAAATAAGCTCAATAAAATTTGAAGCACTGACTTAGAATCTCACCTACAAGCTGTAGCTCGGGATGGTGCCCAAGTGATACTCGGAGCACTATTTGGACTCCCGACCCAGCCTTCAGACGACGGACCTATAGCAACTCTGCCACCTCCAACGACAGCGCTTCCTCGTGCGAAACCACTTCCAAAACCCAAGCCTCCTACCAAATGGGAGCGTTTCGCTGCTGCCAAGGGCATCCAAAAAACGAAACGTGACCGCCGTGAGTGGGATGAAGAGCGTCAGGAGTGGGTCAATAGGTGGGGCTGGAAGGGCAAGAACAaggaccaagaagaacagTGGATTCACGAGGTTCCCGATAATGCTCGTGAGTTCCCTCTCAAATTAACTCATCTTGATACTAACCAATCGGCCTCAGCTGACGACTACGATCCTGCCGTGGAGGCACGCAAGGAGCGCAAGGCTCGTGTAGCTAAAAACGAGAAGCAAAGAGAGAGAAACTTGAACGTCGCTGCTGCCAGTGGTCAGCGTGAGCGTGAAGAAACAAAATCAAAACTTAATCGAACTCTCGCAGTTACCCGAACATCAACTGCGAGCATGGGCCGGTGAGTTTTGGTACACTTCATTTGCTGATTCAAAACTCAAGTAGCAATTCAGGTTTGACAAGAAATTAGAAGGCGATACAAAACTCAAAGGCGTCAAAAGACAGTACGCTCCCAACGAGGTTTCTGCCGAGTCTGAAAAGAAATCTTCGATGGATATCATAAAACGACTTGACCGGGAGCCTCCGAAATCCAAGCGAGTACGAACCGACGCTGAAGCTGAGGACAGCAGGCGCTCTGGTAAGGACGGTCTTGTTAATGTTCGTAAGGCTATTCGTCACGCGAGCAAGGGTAATGGTGGTATTGCACTAGCAAAAGGCCTAAAAAAGCAGAGTGGAACAACGAAAAGGAAGGCTGGGAAAGGAAAGTGATAATCATCGTACTTTCTATACGAGCCAGGCGTAAATAAAGCCACATTATGTATGTTATTAATGCTACTTGGATTAGTTCAGCTTTGTTTTTCATCTAATCCGAGCGCATTGACTCCGCTGGAAAGCTCTTGCTCCACTTGGCTCGCTAGCTTGTTCAAATCCAACACTTCGATTCGAGTACCGAGACCTCTCCATCCCGTGCTACGTCGACTGGACTTGTCCGTTGTCGAGGACTCTGGCAATGATGCTAGCATGCGAGCGATCCATTGCGGATCCGTCAGTGGCGATAGATCTTCAGGGTTTGGCAACAGCTATATATGCAATGTCAAAAAATATTATGCAGATACTCAATCAACCGCACTCACAGATCTGAGTGTCTTGTAGGGCGTTTCCCATCCTCGAGTGTCTCGTACTACAAGAGGAGGATTTCTTACGAACGAATGATAGACCCGAGTGTCGAAATTTCGGAATAGAACATCGTCAACACGGAGAGTGAACCTGAAAAGAATGAATAACGACCCGGGCATAACACGCTGAGAAACTTCCAAATTAGCACATACGCTGTATGAGAACCAAAATGGCTTACTATACGAATAGTCAAGATAGAAAGACCATTGTCGTGCAATTCGTCCTCATACAGTGGTATTTCGGCGTAAAACAGTATTGGATCGGGTCGTTGGAGCTCAGAAATCGGTATCGCATGCtgtggattttcaggatctgcTGGTACAAACCCATCGTTGTCCAGGTCGTTTGGGACGCTTGCGTGACCAGGGTAAAGCGGCGTGTACGTCCAATCATACGGTTTCACTTCAACCATTTCTGGCATAGGCGATTCTGCCGCCGGCCCCGTCCTGCAATTGGGTTTAAAATTACAAGGTGCTGTACGCCGAAGACGAGAATCAACTGACCGACTTTTAAGCCATGCCTCCGAATACCCAACCTTGACGCACCCATCCCCAGGTTCACTCGGCCCTCGGTGAACGCACTTCAGTGCGTCTTGAGCCCGGAATTCATACCGCCATAGAGGTTTACTTTCGGGTTTAATATCGACGTCCTCCTTGTTTTCCTCAGAGTCTGGTCTGGTAGGTGGAATACCCACATCTGAGTCGGGACCAAACCATTCGAGCACCAACGAGTTATTACCGAAAAACATTTCAGGAAGATTGATACCGACTTCTGCCTGACAAGCATCGATCTCTGCACCGTTGGAGATAGGCAAGGATGTGCTAGTGAGACGCCATCCCGATATTTCGATTGTACTGGTTGTTTCAGTATCCGAGCGTTTGTGGGGTGGGACTGCTACCGCAGCATTACAGCCTGTGGCCATCGTCGAAAGATAGGATGTGTGCCAACTCAAGTATCAATGGACAACCAAGCAAACGATCTGACAAGAATCGATCGCTGATAATCGGGCGCGACGAGAGTTATTTGGGTACTGTACTGGTGGTAGGCGATAAACTTGGTCAAGTTGGCGCCAATTGCAATGCACGGCATCACGGCGAGTGCAAATCAATAAATTGACGCATCTCATCGATACATCTAGCATGGTCAACCTTAGTCCAGACACAGTTAGGAGGAAAGATATGCTTCAAGGACCATGGTGTGTGTATTTAATACATTGAGATCTGGTGCCCAAAATTAAGAAGATTCAACCACAAAAATAGGAGACAGATCCTGGTTTCCTGCTCGCGCAATAGCATCCAGCTGCTTATACGCCCCAAGCCCTATGTACACTCTGGCCCGCAGCTCATATTATGGTATTTTACCAGTTCTTCATTCATCAAATCTCTCCTGAACGAAAAATCTATTTCCTCGCGTATGGCTGGTATCTTGAAATAGAATTCCTCGACTCGCGTTTTTGTCCTCCCGGTCCAGGTGCAACAGGGCTGTCGGGTCCCCGAGACATGCTCATAGCACTCATTGGTGGACTCTGTACAGTTGCCATTGAAGGTGCTACGCTTGGTGGACGTGGCTCAACACTacttggtggtggtgggtaGTATCCTTGGTTGGAGTGCTGGCTATAAACTGGGGAAGCTACGACCGGATGAGGTGTTACTGGGCTATCCCCCGTCGATGTGGGCCAAACGTTTAACCGTGCGTCTTCACCACCGGTGATAAGCATTTGAGACTAAAGGTGGACCCACGCAGCGGAGAGTTAGTATGAGGTCTCGGCGGAGCTAATAAACACGGAGGCTTACCTCCGGGTCCCAAGTACACGTTCGCACAACGCCAGTGTGTCCGCCTGCTAGGACTCGATCAAGCCTCCAGGAAAGTGTATCCTGCACAGAAATGAGACCAATATCGCCCCTATTCGGCAGGTAAAGAGTGTTAACAAATAGCACTTGCTCTGGGAAGTATAACATACTTATTATTCCCACACCACAGCCCAAGC is a genomic window containing:
- a CDS encoding Type 2A phosphatase-associated protein 41; its protein translation is MATGCNAAVAVPPHKRSDTETTSTIEISGWRLTSTSLPISNGAEIDACQAEVGINLPEMFFGNNSLVLEWFGPDSDVGIPPTRPDSEENKEDVDIKPESKPLWRYEFRAQDALKCVHRGPSEPGDGCVKVGYSEAWLKSRTGPAAESPMPEMVEVKPYDWTYTPLYPGHASVPNDLDNDGFVPADPENPQHAIPISELQRPDPILFYAEIPLYEDELHDNGLSILTIRIRVMPGSLFILFRFTLRVDDVLFRNFDTRVYHSFVRNPPLVVRDTRGWETPYKTLRSLLPNPEDLSPLTDPQWIARMLASLPESSTTDKSSRRSTGWRGLGTRIEVLDLNKLASQVEQELSSGVNALGLDEKQS
- a CDS encoding ribosome biogenesis regulatory protein, yielding MDVSAIVEAEASKKKAVTVEKDIPIQIDIGLLSALDTNPIDTEAYNTDLESHLQAVARDGAQVILGALFGLPTQPSDDGPIATLPPPTTALPRAKPLPKPKPPTKWERFAAAKGIQKTKRDRREWDEERQEWVNRWGWKGKNKDQEEQWIHEVPDNAPDDYDPAVEARKERKARVAKNEKQRERNLNVAAASGQLTRTSTASMGRFDKKLEGDTKLKGVKRQYAPNEVSAESEKKSSMDIIKRLDREPPKSKRVRTDAEAEDSRRSGKDGLVNVRKAIRHASKGNGGIALAKGLKKQSGTTKRKAGKGK
- a CDS encoding DNA mismatch repair protein, yielding MSQFNYKPIAELEPQTKARLRSTQLLTSLPQLISELVQNSLDAGASHIQVGIDPTQWECWVRDDGQGMSTEGMKLLAGGHEKGRYISSKTYEASHTEAGTFGFRGEALASAMELSCLEISSRTPGARESWSVILKAGEQLYFGPSVRWRREKTGTTVVCRDVFFNVPVRRISHPNVTRTLELTRKELESLALVFPQVSFTLDHTSESQKVRVISIPKTSSSLTAFRALYGKSMAENVEELNVRSEDLTIEGFISLSGSHSRGYQNFYVNRHPMVLGDIQRAIEQKFATSGFGRLAQDGTERSLHSTSQYPSKKVDRRPVYVLNLSVSTTQVDNFIEPAKSMDTSRVLSFILEVIHRFLSRNGFGTTVSEDEETEATHTKELRPLRKRVRYENLEPGPSEAPATFILSESDRRLTCSDIEHLEPRSTHQIGAQDFPTQHSDSGYFEWDDPSTGESFLINSQTGNSLPKYRTFDHTLRNDTFACPEASIFATGATNHGSRSDYHGLKPHTHTWGPLERNDSLNPAQFSQLISRGFSRTDLQNSEVIAQVDAKFVACIFRVTSTSERILVLVDQHAADERVRVERYLKALCIGFIRDKVDIMQLKPPVKILLTRKEANILTRPDTLNALSRWGLCIEIHLPDTLDVQTLAEDRDFCQVDVISVPDVVSKKLVDKRELSVFVKAMLDTIDVEGCTHWPFPSANVENDDWVKALRFCPAPLFELLNLRACRGAIMFNDPLDEYQCQHLIMQLGRTIFPFQCAHGRPSIAPLLRVDTVSSTNPATDWKAFDQEL